A segment of the Frankineae bacterium MT45 genome:
CGCCAGTCGCAGCCCGGGTTTCAAGCCGAGCTTGCGGGCCTGCGGCGCTGACGGGGTGGGATCGGCCATAGAAACTAAGCCCATCCCAGCTCGTGCAGGCGTTCGTCGTCGATGCCGAAGAAGTGCCCGACCTCGTGCACCACGGTGATGACGACCTCGTCGGCCACTTCCTCTTCGGTGTCACAGAGTTCCAGAATCGGCCGCCGGTAGATGGTGATCGTGTCCGGAGTGGCGAAGCTGTAGTCGGAGAGGCGTTCGGTGAGGGCGACACCGACGTAGAGGCCGAGCGTCTCCGGCTCGTCGGGGTGCTCCTCCTCGATCTGCACGATCACATTCCCCAGCAGGGAGGCAAACTCCTCGGGTATCTCGTCCAGGGCATCGTCCACCAGAGCGGCGAATCGCTGCCGGGACATGGAGATCATGCTCAGGACCACCGCGAGTTCTGGGCCAGCGCCACCAATCCGGAGAGGATGACCTCGACGCCGAACTCGAAGCGCTCGTCGCCGTCCGGACCGGTGAGGGCGGAGCCGAGCATCGCCATCACCGGATAGCGATCCGGCGGGAGCGCCACGTAGAACTCGTGCACCCGCTCGTAGTATTCGGCTGCCGTCTCCGGGTCCATGCCGGAGCGGCTGAAGGTGCTCTCCTCGAAGGCAATCGCCGTAATGTAAAGGCCAATCAGATCAGACGCCATTCCCACGATCCGTGGTGGGAGGCCACCGGCGTTCAGCAACGCGGTGACCCCTTCAGCGCTGGCCAGCCCCTTCTCCGACATCGGCACCCGACCCGCTCCGGCCATCGCAACATCGGCGTGCGCCTGCAGCATGCGGCGGATTCCGCCGATAACCTCGCGCAGTTGCTCCTGCCACCGCTGTGGGTCGGGGGTCGGGATCGGCACCCGCGAGACCAGCTCGTCGTACATCAGCTCGAGGAGCTCGTCCTTGTTCCGTACGTAGGCGTACAGGGATGCCGCACCGGTACCGAGACGTTCGGCGACCCGCCGCATCGAGAGGGCGTCCGCGCCGCCCTCGTCGATGACGTCGATTCCGGCCTGCACGA
Coding sequences within it:
- a CDS encoding Predicted Zn-dependent protease, minimal metalloprotease (MMP)-like domain, whose product is MISMSRQRFAALVDDALDEIPEEFASLLGNVIVQIEEEHPDEPETLGLYVGVALTERLSDYSFATPDTITIYRRPILELCDTEEEVADEVVITVVHEVGHFFGIDDERLHELGWA
- a CDS encoding transcriptional regulator, TetR family, with the protein product MPPSSPLPPAPRRPDRLGRVDRKPALSVDVIVQAGIDVIDEGGADALSMRRVAERLGTGAASLYAYVRNKDELLELMYDELVSRVPIPTPDPQRWQEQLREVIGGIRRMLQAHADVAMAGAGRVPMSEKGLASAEGVTALLNAGGLPPRIVGMASDLIGLYITAIAFEESTFSRSGMDPETAAEYYERVHEFYVALPPDRYPVMAMLGSALTGPDGDERFEFGVEVILSGLVALAQNSRWS